The following are encoded in a window of Alphaproteobacteria bacterium genomic DNA:
- a CDS encoding pyruvate dehydrogenase complex dihydrolipoamide acetyltransferase has protein sequence MPIELKMPALSPTMEEGTLAKWLVKEGDSVKSGDILAEIETDKATMEFEAVDEGTIAQILVPEGSDGVKVGTVIAMIAGEGEDASSAKAAPPPAKEPVAKDGGETGAGQPAKETPAPAPPPPAPAPAQPAAKSGGDRVKASPLARRLAEAQGIDLASLTGSGPGGRIVKADVDGAAGKTPRAAAAPSAPSAAPPAVVDTDIPHEAVKLSNMRKTIARRLTEAKQTIPHIYLTVDIRLDALLKLRGELNKGLESRDIKLSVNDMLIKALAAALIEVPECNVSISGDQLLKYSRADISVAVSIPGGLITPIVAGAEAKSISAIATEIKELAGRAKEGKLQPHEYQGGTASLSNMGMYGIKQFEAVINPPQGMIMAIGAGEKRPYVIDDSLQIATVMSATGSFDHRAIDGADGARLMQAFKRLVEAPLGMLA, from the coding sequence ATGCCGATCGAGCTCAAGATGCCCGCTTTGTCCCCGACCATGGAGGAGGGGACGCTCGCCAAATGGCTGGTGAAGGAGGGCGACAGCGTCAAATCGGGCGATATCCTCGCCGAGATCGAGACCGACAAGGCGACGATGGAGTTCGAGGCCGTCGACGAAGGCACGATCGCGCAGATACTGGTTCCCGAGGGCTCGGACGGCGTGAAGGTCGGCACCGTGATCGCGATGATCGCAGGCGAAGGAGAGGACGCCTCCTCCGCCAAGGCCGCTCCCCCTCCAGCCAAGGAACCGGTAGCCAAGGACGGCGGCGAGACGGGCGCCGGCCAACCGGCCAAGGAAACGCCGGCGCCTGCACCACCCCCGCCCGCGCCGGCGCCCGCGCAGCCCGCCGCGAAGTCGGGCGGCGATAGGGTGAAGGCAAGCCCGCTCGCGCGCCGGCTGGCCGAGGCGCAGGGCATCGACCTGGCCTCGCTAACGGGCTCGGGCCCGGGCGGGCGGATCGTCAAGGCCGACGTGGACGGCGCCGCGGGCAAGACCCCGAGGGCAGCCGCCGCCCCGTCCGCCCCGAGCGCGGCGCCGCCGGCGGTCGTCGACACCGACATACCGCACGAGGCGGTCAAGCTGTCCAACATGCGCAAGACGATCGCTCGCCGCCTGACCGAGGCGAAGCAGACGATCCCGCACATCTACCTCACGGTCGACATCCGCCTCGACGCCCTGCTCAAGCTGCGCGGCGAGCTCAACAAGGGCCTCGAGAGCCGTGACATCAAGCTCAGCGTCAACGACATGCTGATCAAGGCGCTCGCCGCGGCGTTGATCGAGGTGCCGGAATGCAACGTCTCGATCTCCGGCGACCAGCTGCTCAAATACAGCCGCGCCGACATCTCGGTCGCGGTGTCGATCCCCGGCGGCCTGATCACGCCGATCGTCGCCGGCGCCGAGGCGAAGTCGATCTCCGCCATCGCCACCGAGATCAAGGAGCTCGCCGGCCGCGCCAAGGAAGGCAAGCTCCAGCCGCACGAATATCAGGGGGGGACCGCGTCGCTCTCGAACATGGGGATGTACGGGATCAAGCAGTTCGAGGCGGTGATCAACCCGCCGCAGGGGATGATCATGGCGATCGGCGCAGGCGAGAAAAGGCCCTATGTGATCGACGATAGTTTGCAGATCGCCACCGTGATGAGCGCCACCGGCAGCTTCGACCACCGCGCCATCGACGGCGCCGACGGGGCGCGGCTGATGCAGGCGTTCAAGCGGCTGGTCGAGGCGCCGCTGGGGATGCTGGCGTAA
- a CDS encoding calcium-binding protein, whose protein sequence is MPTFTGTPGNDTIAGTTGDDTISGLAGDDNLTGGAGNDNLNGGDGNDTLDGQAGHDTLEGGAGNDTISDTGGGNDVLAGGDGNDVLTDSAGGNDILGGGAGNDTITARRASSANLVVDGGAGNDFITLEGVNGVAAGGDGNDIMVIDTASSMVVDGGSGDDDITITDTATVVGGTGNDIIRSRGGTQTLGLGGGRDVVQVQHVATTLTVQDFQAGEDGDRLDLAVFGANPFGPGGGLTIAQVGADTRIRSSSGLVDILLKNVAASDLSTYNLGAPSGLFNPAGRTFVGTPGQDEYVSADGDDRLDGLGGNDFLSGAGGNDVIDGDSGNDVLRGGSGNDFLHGGSGTDLMIGGTGDDVYVVDDLSDEILESAGEGRDLIYARASYVLRAGVSVEVISAVSQAATTEMVLVGNDLDQEIYGNAGANFLFGGGGNDYLVGLGGDDRYGVSGQGDHIIEGVGGGRDAVYALDSYVLGAGVEIEILSAASQDGTTPLALIGNEFGQEIYGNAGDNFLAGGGGADYLIGLGGNDRYLVSGTGDTVIESAGGGTRDVVYAVGDYALAAGVEIEILSSLSQAGTAAQNLTGNALAQEIYGNAGANVLNGGAGADYLMGFGGADTFAFTTALGGGNVDQIADFVSGTDKIALDDAVFTGLGFGALPAGAFVTGTVAADADDRILYDNATGNLFFDADGNGAGAAVQFATLQGHPTLTASDFTVI, encoded by the coding sequence ATGCCGACCTTCACCGGGACGCCAGGCAACGACACGATCGCCGGCACCACAGGCGACGACACCATTTCGGGCCTCGCCGGAGACGACAATCTGACCGGCGGCGCCGGCAACGACAATCTGAACGGCGGCGACGGGAACGACACGCTCGACGGTCAAGCCGGCCACGACACGCTGGAAGGCGGCGCCGGCAACGACACGATCAGCGACACCGGCGGCGGCAACGACGTCCTGGCCGGCGGCGACGGCAACGACGTGCTCACCGATTCGGCGGGCGGCAACGACATTTTGGGTGGGGGCGCGGGCAACGACACGATCACGGCCCGCCGCGCGAGCAGCGCGAACCTGGTGGTCGACGGCGGCGCCGGCAACGACTTCATCACGCTCGAGGGCGTCAACGGCGTCGCCGCCGGCGGCGACGGCAACGACATCATGGTGATCGACACCGCTTCCTCGATGGTCGTCGACGGCGGCAGCGGGGACGACGACATCACGATCACCGACACCGCGACGGTCGTCGGCGGCACCGGCAACGACATCATCCGCTCGCGGGGAGGGACCCAGACGCTCGGCCTGGGCGGCGGCCGTGACGTGGTCCAGGTCCAGCACGTCGCGACGACATTGACCGTGCAGGATTTCCAGGCCGGCGAGGACGGCGACCGGCTCGACCTCGCCGTCTTCGGCGCCAATCCGTTCGGACCCGGCGGCGGCCTGACCATCGCCCAGGTCGGCGCCGACACCCGCATCCGAAGCAGCTCGGGGCTCGTCGACATCCTGCTCAAGAACGTCGCCGCGAGCGATCTTTCGACCTACAATCTCGGCGCTCCCAGCGGCCTCTTCAACCCGGCGGGTCGGACCTTCGTCGGCACTCCGGGCCAGGACGAATATGTGTCCGCCGACGGCGACGACCGGCTGGACGGCCTCGGCGGCAACGACTTTCTGTCCGGCGCGGGCGGCAACGACGTGATCGACGGCGATTCCGGCAACGATGTGCTCCGCGGCGGCAGCGGCAACGATTTCCTCCACGGCGGCTCGGGCACGGATTTGATGATCGGAGGGACGGGCGACGACGTCTACGTCGTCGACGATCTCAGCGACGAGATCCTCGAAAGCGCCGGCGAGGGCCGGGACCTCATCTATGCGCGGGCAAGCTACGTGTTGCGCGCGGGGGTGTCGGTCGAAGTGATCTCGGCGGTGAGTCAAGCGGCCACCACCGAGATGGTGTTGGTCGGCAACGACCTCGACCAGGAGATTTACGGCAATGCCGGTGCCAACTTCCTGTTCGGTGGGGGAGGCAATGATTATCTCGTCGGGTTGGGCGGCGACGACCGCTACGGCGTTTCCGGGCAGGGCGATCACATCATCGAGGGTGTGGGAGGCGGCCGCGACGCCGTCTACGCGCTCGACAGCTACGTGCTCGGAGCGGGCGTCGAGATCGAAATCCTCTCCGCGGCGAGCCAGGACGGGACGACCCCGCTGGCGCTGATCGGCAACGAGTTCGGCCAGGAGATTTACGGCAATGCGGGGGATAACTTCCTGGCGGGCGGCGGCGGCGCCGATTATCTGATCGGGCTCGGCGGCAACGACCGCTATCTGGTTTCCGGCACAGGCGACACCGTGATCGAGAGCGCGGGCGGCGGAACGCGCGACGTCGTCTATGCGGTTGGCGATTATGCGCTGGCCGCGGGCGTCGAGATCGAGATTCTTTCCTCCCTGAGCCAGGCGGGGACCGCCGCACAGAACTTGACCGGCAACGCGCTGGCGCAGGAAATCTACGGCAATGCCGGCGCCAACGTGCTGAACGGCGGCGCGGGAGCGGACTATCTGATGGGCTTCGGGGGCGCGGATACGTTCGCCTTCACCACCGCGCTCGGCGGCGGCAATGTCGACCAGATCGCCGACTTCGTCTCCGGCACCGACAAGATCGCGCTGGACGATGCGGTGTTCACGGGGCTCGGCTTCGGCGCTCTGCCGGCCGGTGCCTTCGTCACGGGCACCGTTGCGGCCGATGCCGACGACCGGATCTTATATGACAATGCCACTGGCAACCTGTTCTTCGACGCCGATGGAAACGGCGCCGGCGCGGCCGTGCAGTTCGCCACGCTGCAGGGCCATCCTACCCTCACGGCCAGCGACTTCACGGTGATTTGA
- a CDS encoding response regulator transcription factor, whose amino-acid sequence MRVLLIEDEPTTAKAIELMLSSEGFNVYTTDLGEEGLDLGKLYDYDIICLDLNLPDMHGYDVLKKLRTAKVGTPVLILSGVSEMDSKVRALGFGADDYVTKPFHRDELVARIHAIVRRSKGHSQSVIKTGKLSVNLDAKTVEVDGSRVHLTGKEYAMLELLSLRKGTTLTKEMFLNHLYGGMDEPELKIIDVFICKLRKKLALACEGDNYIETVWGRGYVLREPEDVETAQVA is encoded by the coding sequence ATGCGTGTTTTGCTGATCGAAGACGAGCCGACGACCGCCAAGGCGATCGAGCTCATGCTCTCCAGCGAGGGCTTCAACGTCTACACCACCGATCTCGGCGAGGAGGGCTTGGACCTCGGCAAGCTCTACGATTACGACATCATCTGCCTCGATCTGAACCTTCCGGACATGCACGGCTACGACGTGCTGAAGAAGCTCCGCACGGCCAAGGTCGGCACTCCGGTGCTGATCCTCTCGGGCGTCAGCGAGATGGATTCGAAGGTTCGGGCGCTGGGCTTCGGCGCCGACGATTACGTCACCAAGCCGTTCCACCGCGACGAGCTGGTCGCCCGCATCCACGCCATCGTCCGCCGCTCGAAGGGCCACAGCCAGTCGGTGATCAAGACCGGCAAGCTTTCGGTCAACCTCGACGCCAAGACGGTCGAGGTCGACGGCAGCCGCGTCCACCTGACCGGCAAGGAATATGCGATGCTCGAGCTGCTCTCGCTGCGCAAGGGCACGACTTTGACCAAGGAGATGTTCTTGAACCATCTCTACGGCGGAATGGACGAGCCGGAGCTCAAGATCATCGACGTCTTCATCTGCAAGCTGCGCAAGAAGCTGGCGCTGGCCTGCGAAGGCGACAATTATATCGAGACCGTCTGGGGCCGCGGCTACGTGCTTCGCGAGCCGGAGGACGTGGAGACCGCCCAGGTCGCCTGA
- a CDS encoding transposase produces the protein MPRVGRTVLAGVPHHVTQRGNRRQPTFFSEADYALYAGLLHYWCVRANTAIWAWCLMPNHVHLVLVPSHEDGLRAALAPAHRRYTWEINQREGWRGHLWQSRFASFPMDEGHVHACLRYVELNPVRARLVERPEEWRWSSARTHLGLGFDELTDMAAARERVDDWRAFLDAGLDDEDRDAIRAAEVKGRLKLGK, from the coding sequence ATGCCGCGGGTTGGACGAACGGTATTGGCGGGCGTCCCGCACCATGTGACCCAGCGCGGGAACCGACGGCAGCCGACCTTCTTTTCAGAGGCCGACTACGCCCTCTATGCCGGGCTCCTGCATTACTGGTGCGTGAGAGCGAACACGGCCATATGGGCCTGGTGCCTGATGCCAAACCATGTCCATCTGGTGCTGGTGCCTTCGCATGAGGACGGGCTGCGCGCGGCGCTGGCGCCAGCCCACCGGCGCTATACTTGGGAAATCAATCAGCGCGAGGGATGGCGCGGACACCTCTGGCAGAGCCGCTTCGCCTCTTTCCCGATGGATGAAGGACATGTTCACGCCTGCTTACGCTACGTCGAGCTCAACCCGGTTCGGGCAAGGCTTGTCGAGCGCCCCGAGGAATGGCGCTGGTCGAGCGCACGGACACATCTTGGGCTCGGCTTTGACGAACTCACCGACATGGCGGCCGCCCGCGAGCGCGTCGACGACTGGCGTGCCTTTCTGGACGCAGGGCTCGACGACGAGGATCGCGATGCGATCCGTGCCGCGGAGGTGAAAGGGCGACTGAAGTTGGGGAAGTAG
- the lpdA gene encoding dihydrolipoyl dehydrogenase, whose protein sequence is MPDTYDLIVLGSGPGGYVAAIRASQLGLKVAIVEREKLGGICLNWGCIPTKALLRTSEINHYLTHASAYGLSAEKVSFDLAKIVERSRKVAGQLNMGVKGLMKKNKVTVVEGDGIISGKGKLTVTKDGKTTELAARHIMIATGARARDLPFAKADGERVWTYRHAMVPKEMPGKLLVIGSGAIGVEFASFYSDMGAEVTIVEMLPRILPVEDEDVSAFVHKALTKQGMKLHVGSGVDKLEVGKTGVKATIKGAGVQDFSHVIVAIGIVPNSEEIGLEALGVKTERGHIVTDGYGRTNVEGIYAIGDVTGPPWLAHKASHEGVVCVEAIAHEMAKAKVGTVTSNCPLPHPFETWNIPGCTYSRPQVASVGLTEAKAKEAGREVKVGKFPFIGNGKAIALGEAEGFVKTVFDAKTGELLGAHMVGAEVTELIQGYVVARQLETTEAELMETVFPHPTLSEMMHESVLDAYGRALHY, encoded by the coding sequence ATGCCTGACACCTACGATCTCATCGTCCTCGGCTCCGGGCCCGGCGGCTATGTCGCGGCGATCCGCGCCTCGCAGCTTGGGCTCAAGGTGGCGATCGTCGAGCGGGAGAAACTCGGCGGGATCTGCCTCAACTGGGGGTGCATTCCGACCAAGGCGCTGCTGCGCACGAGCGAGATCAACCATTATCTGACGCATGCCTCCGCTTATGGCCTCAGCGCCGAGAAGGTGTCGTTCGACCTCGCCAAGATCGTCGAGCGCAGCCGCAAGGTCGCCGGGCAGCTCAACATGGGCGTCAAGGGGCTGATGAAGAAGAACAAGGTGACGGTCGTCGAGGGGGACGGAATCATCTCGGGCAAGGGCAAGCTGACGGTCACCAAGGATGGCAAGACGACCGAGCTCGCAGCCAGGCACATCATGATCGCCACCGGCGCGCGGGCGCGAGATTTGCCGTTCGCCAAGGCCGACGGGGAGCGCGTCTGGACCTATCGCCATGCGATGGTGCCCAAGGAGATGCCGGGCAAATTGCTGGTCATCGGATCGGGCGCGATCGGGGTCGAGTTCGCCAGCTTCTATTCGGACATGGGCGCCGAGGTGACCATCGTCGAGATGCTGCCGCGGATCCTCCCCGTCGAGGACGAAGACGTCAGCGCGTTCGTCCACAAGGCGCTCACCAAGCAGGGAATGAAGCTCCATGTCGGCTCCGGCGTCGACAAGCTGGAGGTCGGCAAGACCGGCGTCAAGGCGACCATAAAGGGCGCGGGCGTCCAGGACTTCAGCCACGTCATCGTCGCCATCGGCATCGTCCCCAACAGCGAGGAGATCGGGCTCGAGGCGCTCGGCGTGAAGACCGAGCGCGGCCATATCGTCACCGACGGCTACGGGCGCACCAATGTCGAGGGCATCTACGCGATCGGCGACGTCACCGGCCCGCCCTGGCTGGCGCACAAGGCGAGCCACGAGGGCGTGGTCTGCGTCGAGGCGATCGCTCACGAGATGGCGAAGGCGAAAGTGGGGACAGTTACTAGTAACTGTCCCCTGCCGCACCCGTTCGAGACCTGGAACATCCCCGGCTGCACCTATTCGCGCCCGCAGGTGGCGAGCGTCGGCCTGACCGAGGCGAAGGCGAAGGAAGCCGGCCGCGAGGTCAAGGTCGGCAAGTTCCCCTTCATCGGCAACGGCAAGGCGATCGCGCTCGGCGAGGCGGAAGGCTTCGTCAAGACCGTGTTCGACGCCAAGACAGGCGAGCTCTTGGGCGCGCACATGGTCGGGGCCGAGGTCACCGAGCTGATCCAGGGCTATGTCGTCGCGCGCCAGCTCGAGACCACCGAGGCCGAGCTGATGGAAACGGTGTTCCCGCATCCGACGCTCTCCGAGATGATGCACGAGAGCGTGCTCGACGCTTATGGGCGGGCGCTGCATTATTGA
- a CDS encoding putative addiction module antidote protein — METTPSRATTPYDASEFLGGSEAQAELLNDALESGNPAYVAHALGVIAKAIGMSEIARRTGIKRQSLYAALDEEGNPTLGTFFSVLQALGIVLQAEGAAAAAGARVEKREKVAAAG; from the coding sequence ATGGAAACGACCCCTAGCCGGGCTACCACCCCCTATGACGCGTCCGAGTTTCTCGGCGGCAGCGAAGCGCAGGCCGAGTTGCTCAACGACGCGCTCGAGTCCGGCAATCCCGCTTATGTCGCGCATGCGCTCGGCGTAATCGCCAAGGCCATCGGCATGTCCGAGATCGCCCGCAGGACGGGGATCAAGCGCCAGTCACTCTATGCAGCGCTCGACGAGGAAGGGAATCCAACTCTGGGAACCTTCTTTTCCGTGCTTCAGGCGCTCGGCATCGTGCTGCAGGCGGAAGGAGCGGCAGCCGCGGCGGGAGCAAGAGTCGAGAAGCGCGAAAAGGTGGCGGCGGCCGGCTAG
- a CDS encoding aminoacyl-tRNA hydrolase translates to MSFELPEEALSETFLASTGPGGQNVNKVASACQLRCDVFRLGLAPDVYQRLRSLAGSRMTAAGEIVITARSYRTQEANREDARARLAELIAKAHVRQAKRKPTRPSRAAKAKRVDSKKQRGSVKEKRGKVRLD, encoded by the coding sequence ATGTCCTTTGAGCTTCCGGAAGAGGCGCTGTCGGAGACCTTTCTGGCTTCCACCGGGCCAGGCGGCCAGAACGTCAACAAGGTGGCGAGCGCCTGCCAGCTGCGTTGCGACGTGTTCAGGCTCGGTCTCGCGCCCGACGTCTACCAGCGTCTCAGGTCGCTCGCCGGCAGCCGGATGACTGCGGCGGGCGAGATCGTCATCACCGCCCGATCCTACCGCACGCAGGAAGCCAATCGCGAGGATGCCCGCGCCCGGCTGGCGGAGCTCATCGCCAAGGCCCATGTCCGCCAGGCCAAGCGCAAGCCGACCAGGCCGAGCCGGGCGGCCAAGGCGAAAAGGGTGGATTCGAAGAAGCAGCGCGGCTCGGTGAAGGAAAAGCGGGGCAAGGTGCGGCTGGACTGA
- a CDS encoding universal stress protein, whose product MRAYLVVMDETAEALSALRFAARRAALSGGGVEILALIPQQEFVQWGAVQEAMEEEARLRAEAMLVQATGAIMEEAGIKPSITVRQGDPVKAAAELLAERADYAALVLGAAAENGPGPLVSHFSGAAAGSLPCPLIIVPGGLDDEALIRLAAV is encoded by the coding sequence ATGCGCGCCTATCTGGTGGTCATGGACGAAACCGCGGAGGCGCTCTCCGCGCTTCGCTTCGCCGCGCGCCGAGCGGCGCTGTCCGGCGGCGGAGTCGAGATCCTGGCCCTCATCCCGCAACAGGAATTCGTCCAGTGGGGCGCGGTCCAGGAGGCGATGGAGGAGGAGGCGCGGCTTCGCGCCGAGGCGATGCTCGTCCAGGCGACCGGCGCGATCATGGAGGAGGCCGGGATCAAGCCCTCGATCACGGTGAGGCAGGGCGATCCGGTCAAGGCCGCCGCCGAGCTGCTCGCCGAGCGTGCCGATTATGCGGCCTTGGTCCTGGGCGCGGCGGCGGAGAACGGGCCCGGCCCGCTCGTAAGCCATTTCTCCGGCGCGGCGGCGGGATCGCTGCCCTGTCCCCTGATCATCGTCCCCGGCGGCCTCGACGACGAGGCCCTGATCCGGCTGGCAGCCGTCTAG
- a CDS encoding GAF domain-containing protein, with protein sequence MYDFRIEAGDKPSLYRELIEAADSLTAGEPDGIANMANLAALLWESLPDLNWAGFYRNVGGELVLGPFQGRAACIRIPFGRGVCGAAAETRLPQLVEDVHAFPGHIACDAASRSELVVPIVIDGALVGVLDLDSPSPARFDKEDEAGCVELIQRVGRRLSGMEKA encoded by the coding sequence ATGTACGACTTCAGGATCGAGGCGGGCGACAAGCCGTCTCTCTATCGCGAGCTGATCGAAGCGGCGGACTCGCTGACCGCCGGCGAGCCGGACGGGATCGCCAACATGGCCAACCTCGCCGCCTTGCTCTGGGAGAGCCTGCCCGACCTCAACTGGGCCGGCTTCTACCGCAATGTCGGCGGCGAGCTCGTACTCGGCCCGTTCCAGGGGCGGGCGGCCTGCATCCGCATTCCCTTCGGCAGGGGCGTGTGCGGCGCCGCGGCGGAGACTCGCCTGCCCCAGCTGGTCGAGGACGTTCACGCCTTTCCGGGTCACATCGCCTGCGACGCCGCCTCGCGCTCGGAGCTGGTCGTGCCGATCGTCATCGATGGCGCTCTGGTCGGAGTGCTCGATCTCGACAGCCCGAGCCCAGCGCGCTTCGACAAGGAAGACGAGGCGGGGTGTGTCGAATTGATACAGCGCGTCGGGAGGCGGCTCAGCGGCATGGAAAAGGCCTGA
- a CDS encoding type II toxin-antitoxin system RelE/ParE family toxin encodes MSRIEKTRIFIAWQRKLRDERPAAKIAIAITRLSFGLGDVGSVGDKVSEVRIDYGPGYRLYFTRRGDELIILLCGGDKSSQDRDIRKAKEMAAAL; translated from the coding sequence ATGTCGCGGATCGAAAAGACCCGAATTTTCATCGCTTGGCAGCGCAAGCTGCGGGATGAAAGGCCGGCGGCTAAGATCGCTATCGCGATCACCCGCCTCAGTTTCGGCCTCGGCGACGTCGGCAGCGTGGGAGACAAGGTCAGCGAAGTTCGGATCGACTATGGCCCGGGCTATCGTCTCTACTTTACGCGGCGCGGCGACGAGTTGATCATCTTGCTCTGCGGCGGCGACAAGTCGTCGCAGGATCGAGACATCAGGAAGGCGAAGGAGATGGCCGCCGCCCTATGA
- a CDS encoding RluA family pseudouridine synthase — MSYWESRVLFIDGEAMVIDKPAGLAVHPGGRTPESLEDYLHHLRFGFKRRPLPVHRLDRDTSGCLLLARNPKAHKAFQRAFEDKRVAKTYVAVLDGVPEAEEGTVDMALGKISTAEEGWRMVADEAGRPSVTHWRVAAIRDGRAILVFSPETGRTHQIRVHAASGIGIPIVGDPVYGAGKGPMLLHALSLKVDRGAKPPVEATAPLPPTFVNAGYGDVL; from the coding sequence ATGAGCTATTGGGAAAGCCGGGTTCTCTTCATCGACGGCGAGGCGATGGTGATCGACAAGCCTGCGGGCCTCGCCGTCCACCCGGGCGGCAGGACCCCCGAGAGCCTGGAAGATTATCTTCACCATCTTCGTTTCGGATTCAAGCGCAGGCCGCTGCCGGTCCACCGGCTCGACCGCGACACGTCCGGCTGCCTCCTGCTCGCGCGCAATCCCAAGGCGCACAAGGCGTTCCAGCGCGCCTTCGAGGACAAAAGGGTGGCGAAAACCTATGTCGCGGTGCTCGACGGCGTGCCGGAGGCCGAGGAAGGCACGGTCGACATGGCGCTGGGCAAGATTTCGACCGCCGAGGAGGGCTGGCGGATGGTCGCGGACGAGGCCGGGCGGCCTTCGGTGACTCACTGGCGCGTCGCCGCAATACGCGATGGCCGCGCCATCCTCGTTTTCTCGCCTGAAACCGGGCGTACCCACCAGATCCGGGTCCACGCCGCCTCGGGAATCGGGATCCCCATCGTCGGCGATCCCGTTTACGGCGCGGGAAAGGGGCCGATGCTGCTCCATGCCCTGTCGCTCAAGGTCGATCGCGGCGCCAAGCCGCCCGTCGAAGCGACGGCGCCGCTGCCGCCCACCTTCGTCAATGCGGGCTACGGCGATGTCCTTTGA
- a CDS encoding endonuclease domain-containing protein produces the protein MLQRAKHMRTNPTDAEARLWTILRAKRLGAFKWRHQTVFDDRYIADFVCFEHRLIVEADGGQHSESDRDLERDAWFMEQGFRVLRFWNNDILANSDGVAAAIMAVLESSSAADAAQPLSPDPSPARGEGLS, from the coding sequence ATGCTTCAACGCGCGAAGCACATGCGGACTAACCCAACCGATGCCGAAGCGCGGCTTTGGACTATACTCCGCGCGAAGCGCCTGGGCGCGTTCAAGTGGCGGCACCAAACGGTGTTTGACGACCGTTACATTGCCGATTTCGTTTGCTTCGAACATCGCTTGATCGTGGAGGCAGATGGCGGCCAACACTCGGAGAGCGATCGCGACCTCGAACGCGACGCCTGGTTCATGGAGCAGGGCTTTCGCGTCTTACGCTTCTGGAACAACGATATCCTGGCGAACAGCGACGGCGTGGCCGCAGCGATCATGGCGGTGCTTGAGTCTTCCAGCGCCGCGGACGCGGCGCAACCCCTCTCCCCCGACCCCTCTCCCGCAAGGGGAGAGGGGCTTAGCTGA